Proteins encoded by one window of Ulvibacter sp. MAR_2010_11:
- the miaB gene encoding tRNA (N6-isopentenyl adenosine(37)-C2)-methylthiotransferase MiaB: MEEKVIDETKQGQSLILEAKEGNTRKLFIESFGCAMNFSDSEIVASILANEGFNTTNNLEEADLVLVNTCSIRDKAEQTVRKRLEKYNAVKRINPRMKVGVLGCMAERLKEKFLEEEKIVDMVVGPDAYKDLPNLVREVDEGRDAVNVLLSKDETYGDISPVRIGTNGINALVSITRGCDNMCTFCVVPFTRGRERSRDPQSILKEVLDLAEKGYKEITLLGQNVDSYLWYGGGLKKDFKNATEMAQATSTNFAQLLEMVAQAFPKMRIRFSTSNPQDMTEDVFHVMAKYNNICNHVHLPFQSGSDRILKEMNRQHTAAEYLDLVNRMWEILPNTSISQDVIVGFPGETEEDHRATLKLLDEVKFIFGYMYKYSERPGTMAARKFEDDVPEETKKRRLTEIVDAQRSHSAYRTQQFIGKTTEVLIEKESKKNEDQWSGRNEQSIVVVFPKGNYKPGDFVNVKINACTSATLIGEAVGYSEYN, encoded by the coding sequence ATGGAAGAGAAAGTGATAGACGAAACCAAACAGGGACAATCCTTAATTCTGGAAGCAAAAGAAGGCAATACACGTAAGCTTTTTATTGAAAGCTTCGGCTGCGCAATGAACTTCAGTGACAGCGAAATTGTGGCGTCCATTCTTGCTAATGAAGGTTTTAATACAACCAACAATTTGGAAGAGGCAGATTTGGTATTGGTGAACACCTGTTCCATTCGCGATAAGGCCGAACAAACCGTACGAAAACGGCTCGAAAAATACAATGCCGTAAAACGTATCAACCCCCGTATGAAGGTGGGCGTCTTGGGCTGTATGGCAGAACGCTTAAAGGAAAAATTCTTAGAAGAAGAAAAAATTGTAGACATGGTCGTAGGTCCGGATGCCTATAAGGATCTTCCCAACTTGGTAAGAGAAGTGGATGAAGGCCGTGACGCAGTAAACGTATTGCTTTCAAAAGACGAAACTTACGGCGATATTTCACCTGTACGCATAGGCACCAACGGCATCAACGCCCTTGTAAGTATTACTCGGGGTTGCGACAATATGTGTACGTTTTGTGTGGTTCCCTTTACACGCGGAAGAGAACGCAGCAGAGATCCGCAGAGTATCCTTAAAGAAGTACTTGATTTAGCTGAAAAAGGTTATAAAGAGATTACACTTTTAGGGCAGAATGTCGACAGTTATTTGTGGTATGGCGGCGGACTCAAAAAGGATTTTAAAAATGCCACCGAGATGGCGCAAGCAACGTCAACAAATTTTGCACAGTTGTTAGAAATGGTAGCACAAGCCTTCCCTAAAATGCGAATTCGGTTCTCCACTTCCAATCCGCAGGATATGACCGAAGATGTATTCCACGTCATGGCGAAATACAACAATATTTGTAATCACGTCCACCTGCCTTTTCAAAGTGGTAGTGACCGGATACTTAAAGAAATGAACCGACAGCACACCGCTGCCGAATATTTAGATTTGGTAAACCGAATGTGGGAAATCTTGCCAAACACCAGTATCTCGCAAGATGTTATTGTAGGTTTTCCCGGCGAAACTGAAGAGGATCACCGGGCCACCTTAAAGCTATTGGACGAAGTAAAATTTATTTTCGGGTATATGTACAAATACTCCGAACGACCGGGGACCATGGCTGCCAGAAAGTTTGAAGATGACGTCCCGGAAGAAACCAAGAAAAGAAGGCTTACGGAAATTGTAGACGCACAACGCTCGCATAGCGCCTATAGAACACAACAGTTTATTGGTAAGACCACCGAAGTATTGATAGAAAAAGAATCGAAGAAAAATGAAGACCAATGGAGCGGTCGAAACGAACAGAGTATAGTTGTAGTATTCCCAAAAGGAAACTACAAACCGGGGGATTTTGTGAATGTAAAAATAAACGCTTGTACCAGTGCTACCCTTATTGGTGAGGCGGTTGGTTATAGTGAATACAATTGA
- a CDS encoding sigma-54-dependent Fis family transcriptional regulator, with amino-acid sequence MENIQAVKQRFGIIGNDPKLNRAVEKAIQVAPTDISVLVTGESGVGKESIPKIIHSLSHRKHGKYIAVNCGAIPEGTIDSELFGHEKGSFTGATATRSGYFEVADGGTIFLDEVGELPLPTQVRLLRVLENGEFLKVGSSKSQKTDVRIVAATNVNMNDAIDKGRFREDLYYRLSTVEINLPPLRKRSEDIHLLFRKFSADFAQKYKMPTIKLDDDAVSLLLQYRWGGNIRQLRNVAEQISVLEQNRNISHATLKHYLPDVGSNLPAVINAKKSQGDFSSEREILYKVLFDMQRDVNDLKKLTLELMKTGNTAKVKEEQSSLINKIYSEENDNQEEMLSEMEEAQDAQDVEVLGLSENNQEVKKGNYDFAEEIQEEENLSLQEKELELIKKSLEKYHGKRKDAADELGISERTLYRKIKQYNL; translated from the coding sequence ATGGAAAACATACAAGCAGTAAAACAACGATTTGGAATTATAGGGAACGACCCCAAACTCAATCGTGCGGTAGAAAAAGCCATTCAGGTGGCTCCTACCGATATTAGTGTGTTAGTGACAGGTGAAAGTGGTGTGGGAAAGGAAAGTATTCCTAAGATAATCCATTCGCTTTCACATAGAAAACACGGGAAATACATTGCTGTAAACTGTGGTGCTATTCCCGAAGGAACCATAGACAGTGAGCTTTTCGGGCACGAGAAAGGATCTTTTACAGGAGCTACCGCAACCCGAAGCGGTTATTTTGAAGTCGCAGACGGCGGCACAATTTTCCTGGATGAGGTTGGGGAATTACCGCTACCAACCCAGGTGCGATTATTACGGGTACTCGAAAATGGTGAATTCTTAAAAGTAGGTTCTTCAAAATCTCAAAAAACCGATGTGCGTATTGTGGCTGCCACCAATGTAAATATGAACGATGCCATCGACAAAGGTAGGTTTCGGGAAGATTTGTACTATCGTTTGAGTACCGTCGAAATCAACTTACCACCTTTGCGCAAACGAAGTGAGGACATTCACCTGCTGTTTCGGAAATTTTCGGCTGATTTTGCACAGAAATACAAGATGCCAACCATTAAGTTGGACGATGATGCCGTAAGCCTCTTGTTGCAATACCGCTGGGGCGGAAATATTCGTCAGTTGCGAAACGTAGCAGAGCAAATCTCGGTATTGGAACAAAATCGAAATATCTCACATGCTACCCTAAAACATTATTTACCCGATGTTGGCAGTAACCTTCCCGCTGTAATCAATGCCAAGAAATCGCAGGGAGATTTTAGCAGTGAACGTGAAATTTTGTACAAGGTATTATTCGATATGCAACGCGATGTAAACGATCTTAAAAAGCTCACATTGGAGTTGATGAAAACCGGAAATACGGCCAAAGTAAAGGAAGAACAATCGTCTTTGATCAATAAAATTTATTCGGAAGAAAACGATAACCAAGAGGAAATGCTGTCTGAAATGGAAGAAGCGCAGGATGCACAGGATGTGGAGGTTTTGGGACTTTCCGAAAATAATCAGGAAGTTAAAAAAGGGAATTACGATTTTGCTGAAGAAATTCAGGAAGAAGAAAATCTGTCGCTTCAGGAAAAAGAACTGGAACTCATAAAAAAGTCCCTTGAAAAATACCATGGAAAACGAAAAGATGCAGCAGATGAGCTGGGTATTTCGGAAAGAACACTGTATCGAAAAATTAAACAATACAACCTCTAA
- a CDS encoding LptE family protein codes for MRHLKISFILLFACALLAGCKFYSLTGADIDYSKTKTFQVNYFQNNAPIVEPGIARDFTQKLQDLLLNQTSLDLVNANGNLVYEGEITEYYIAPITATSQSTAAQNRLTISINVRFFNTQNEEKDFEQRFSFYFDYPGGTQLTGSRLDDAVNVIFERITQDIFNKSLANW; via the coding sequence ATGCGCCACCTAAAAATTAGTTTCATTCTGCTTTTTGCATGTGCCTTGTTGGCGGGTTGTAAATTTTATTCACTTACGGGAGCCGATATCGATTATTCGAAAACAAAGACCTTCCAGGTAAATTATTTCCAAAACAATGCGCCTATTGTAGAACCGGGTATTGCAAGAGATTTTACGCAAAAATTACAGGATTTATTATTAAATCAGACCAGTTTGGATCTGGTAAATGCCAATGGTAATCTGGTCTACGAAGGTGAAATCACCGAATACTACATCGCGCCAATTACAGCAACTTCGCAGAGTACGGCAGCGCAAAACCGTCTTACGATTTCGATAAATGTGCGCTTTTTCAATACCCAGAACGAAGAGAAAGATTTCGAACAGCGTTTTTCGTTTTACTTCGATTATCCGGGAGGAACACAACTTACCGGCTCGAGATTGGACGATGCGGTAAATGTTATTTTTGAACGTATTACACAGGATATTTTTAATAAATCGCTGGCAAACTGGTAA